A genomic window from Heptranchias perlo isolate sHepPer1 chromosome 20, sHepPer1.hap1, whole genome shotgun sequence includes:
- the LOC137335980 gene encoding zinc finger protein 84-like: MFNKYIKNKRIMKGRVGTFRDQERNLSVEADDRHKVTRTTEKPWKCGDCGKGFNYPSLLEIHRRNHTGERPFTCSVCGKGFTQSDSLLMHQRFHSDKRPFKCSDCEKRFKSKSNLLTHQRIHTGERPFICTVCGKGFTRSSQLLSHQRVHTGDSPFTCSVSKNRFTQSSHLLQHQRVHSDERPFKCSDCEKRFKSKSHLLTHQRAHTGERPFTCSVCGKRFTRSSILLAHQRVHTGERPFCCSVCGKGFTHSSYLVQHQQVHTDERPFKCSDCGKRFKIRNELLRHQRTHTGERPFTCSVCGKGFTWSSTLLRHQRVHTDERPFKCSDCEKRFKSKRNLLSHQRTHTGERPFTCSVCGKGFTRSSTLLTHQRVHTGERPFICSVCKKRFTHSSHLLSHQQVHTDERPFKCPDCEKRFKIRNEMVRHQRSHTGERPFTCTLCEKRFTRSSNLLSHQRVHSDERPFKCSECEKRFKSKIYLLTHQRTHTGERPFTCSVCGKGFTRSSTLLRHQRVHTDERPLNVLTLGRDLKSETNC, from the exons atgtttaataaatacattaagaacaagaggataatgaAGGGAAGAGTAGGGACTTTTAGAGACCAAGAAAGGAACCTAAGTGTGGAGGCGGATGAt agacacaaggtcacccggaccacggagaaaccgtggaaatgtggggactgtgggaagggattcaattacccttcactgctggaaattcatcgacgcaatcacactggggagaggccgttcacctgttccgtgtgtgggaagggattcactcagtcagacAGCCTCCTGATGCACCAGCGATTTCACTCTGATAagcgaccttttaaatgttcggactgtgagaagaggtttaaaagcaaaagtaatctgctgacacaccaacgcattcacactggggagagaccgttcatctgcaccgtgtgtgggaagggattcactcggtcatctcagcttctatcacaccagcgagttcacactggggacagcccattcacctgctccgtgagtAAGaatagattcactcagtcatcacaccttctgcaacaccagcgagttcactctgatgagagaccttttaaatgttctgactgtgagaagaggtttaaaagcaaaagtcatctgctgacacaccaacgcgctcacactggggagaggccgttcacctgctccgtgtgtgggaagagattcactcggtcatccatcctgctggcacaccagcgagttcacactggggagaggccgttctgctgctccgtgtgtgggaagggattcactcattcatcataCCTTGTgcaacaccagcaagttcacactgatgagagaccttttaaatgttctgactgtgggaagagatttaaaatcagaaacgaactactgagacaccaacgcactcacactggggagaggccgttcacctgctccgtgtgtgggaagggatttacttggtcatccaccctgctgagacaccagcgagttcacactgatgagagaccttttaaatgttctgactgtgagaagaggtttaaaagcaaaaggaatctgctgtcgcaccaacgcactcacactggggagaggccgttcacctgctccgtgtgtgggaagggattcactcggtcatccactctgctgacacaccagcgagttcacactggggagaggccgttcatctgctctgtgtgtaagaagagattcactcattcatcacaccttctgtcacaccagcaagttcacactgatgagagaccttttaaatgtcctgactgtgagaagagatttaaaatcagaaacgaaatggtgagacaccaacgcagtcacacaggggagaggccgttcacctgtaccttgtgtgagaagagatttactcggtcatccaaccttctgtcacaccagcgagttcactccgatgagagaccttttaaatgttctgagtgtgagaagagatttaaaagcaaaatttatctgctgacacaccagcgcactcacactggggagaggccgttcacctgctccgtgtgtgggaagggattcactcggtcatccaccctgctgagacaccagcgagttcacactgatgaaagacctttaaatgttctgactttgggaagagatttaaaatcagaaacgaactgctga